AACCAAGCGCTGAAGATCCTTTCAGAAAATTATGATTATCGCCATGATATTGAAAAGTGTCGTGAAGGCATGTGTTGTTCCCCAATCTTTACTCAACAGTTACGCCGTATGTATGAGCTTCTTTCTGTTTTGGTTCCAAATTCACTGATACCAAAAGCATTTATGCTCCGTTACGATATTATCAACATTAAAATATTACAAAATATGGCGCAAAAAACAAGTGTGCGAGATCCTGAATATGTTGAGCTCGGTTTTTACGGACTGCCGCTTTTGAAAGAATGCACACAAGAGGGTAATTATGACAAGTTGGATAAAAAAATGTCCGTATTTGCCCAGTCACTAGAAAAAATGAAAGGCGTAAGAGGAAAAGAAATCCAATGTGACACCTTTTTCTTTAGTTTGCTCGAGGAAGCATTTAAAAGCGAGAAGAGTCCGTTTCTTAATTTTATTTTTAGCACTATGATAGACACCTATAACATTAAGTCTCTCTTTCGTATCAATAATAAGTTTATTAGGGACGAATATCAATTTGAAGGCATATTCTTAAATGGCGGTATGTATGATAGAGATTATTATGTGCAGTTAATCGGTGAGAATGAAACTGAGGTTATTAAACGTTTTGCAAATACTGATTATGATGAGCTTGTTCAAAATTTGTTTGATCTCGAAAAAAAGGGAATCTTTTCGGGAAGTATAGACATGCTGTTTGATAATTTTCTCATGAATCTGTATAAGGAAGCAAAAACGTTTCACTTTGGCGTTGAACCGATTGTCGGTTATATTTTTGCCAAGGAAAATGAAGTAAAACACTTGAGAAGAATATTTACCGGAAAACAATTTAATTTAAAAAAGAATTTAAATATTATTGAACGTTCACTGGAGTCGGTATATGCCTAAGGTTGCGCTTATAGGAAATGATACGTTAGTGCCGGTATTTGGTTTATTTGGGATAGATACGTTTGGTGTTTCGCACACTGCTGATGCGAAAACCATTCTTCAGTCGGTAAAAAAAAATAAAGACTATACGCTTATTATGATTACGGAAACATATGCCTGTGATATCTATACCTATATTATGGAATGTAATCTATCAAGTGATACCTATGTTATGGTAATCCCTGATCATACGGGACACAATGCTGTTAGTAAAATGATTTTGAAAAATGCTGCTGAAAAAGCATTAGGTGCAGATTTGCTTTTTAAAGAATAGGGTTTCAAGTAAAGGAGAATATATGAAGGCAGGGAGAGTTATCAAGGTTTCCGGGCCACTCGTTCTCGCTGATCAAATGCAGGATGCGAGAATGTATGATGTTGTAAGAGTGAGTGATGAGAGGCTCATTGGAGAAATTATTGAACTTAAGGGTGATGTCGCATCGATACAGGTATACGAAGAAACAGGCGGACTCGGACCAGGAGAGCCTGTGTACCTCATCGGAGAGCCATTAAGCGTGGAGTTGGGGCCGGGACTTATAGAATCCATTTACGACGGTATTCAGCGACCACTTGACATTATAAAAGAAAAATCAGGTGATAGGATCATGCGTGGGGTTGATGTTCCTTCTCTTGACCGATCTCGAAAATGGCATTTTGAACCGTCGGTAAAAAAAGGTGATCGCATCATACCAGGCGATATAATCGGTATTGTAAAAGAGACGACAGTCGTAGATCATAAGATATTAGCTCCTCTTGACGCGGAGGGGACTGTTGAGGTAATTGCTGAAGGTGACTATACCGTTGACCAGATTGTGTGTACGGTAAAAACTGATACCGGAAATACCGAGATCAATATGATACAGCGCTGGCCGGTACGAAATCAAAGACCATATGCCCAAAAGCTAATGCCAACAGAACCGCTTCTTACCGGACAACGTGTTATTGATACATTTTTTCCGGTTGCTAAAGGTGGGACTGCATGTATTCCCGGTCCGTTTGGAGCAGGAAAAACTGTGGTACAGCACCAGATTGCAAAATGGGCCAATGCCGACGTTATAGTGTACATTGGGTGCGGTGAACGCGGAAATGAGATGACCGATGTACTGATGGAATTTCCGGAGATCAAGGACCCGAAAAGTGGTGAGCCACTGGTGAAGAGGACCGTATTAATAGCTAATACATCTGACATGCCTGTAGCGGCACGTGAAGCAAGTATATATACCGGTATTACTATTGCGGAATATTTTCGTGATAT
The DNA window shown above is from Candidatus Ancaeobacter aquaticus and carries:
- a CDS encoding V-type ATPase subunit, which translates into the protein MYNTLVLVKSSSGKDPQYTSAVARIRIFETRLVSRASYERMIEADTFNQALKILSENYDYRHDIEKCREGMCCSPIFTQQLRRMYELLSVLVPNSLIPKAFMLRYDIINIKILQNMAQKTSVRDPEYVELGFYGLPLLKECTQEGNYDKLDKKMSVFAQSLEKMKGVRGKEIQCDTFFFSLLEEAFKSEKSPFLNFIFSTMIDTYNIKSLFRINNKFIRDEYQFEGIFLNGGMYDRDYYVQLIGENETEVIKRFANTDYDELVQNLFDLEKKGIFSGSIDMLFDNFLMNLYKEAKTFHFGVEPIVGYIFAKENEVKHLRRIFTGKQFNLKKNLNIIERSLESVYA
- a CDS encoding V-type ATP synthase subunit F is translated as MPKVALIGNDTLVPVFGLFGIDTFGVSHTADAKTILQSVKKNKDYTLIMITETYACDIYTYIMECNLSSDTYVMVIPDHTGHNAVSKMILKNAAEKALGADLLFKE
- a CDS encoding V-type ATP synthase subunit A, whose product is MKAGRVIKVSGPLVLADQMQDARMYDVVRVSDERLIGEIIELKGDVASIQVYEETGGLGPGEPVYLIGEPLSVELGPGLIESIYDGIQRPLDIIKEKSGDRIMRGVDVPSLDRSRKWHFEPSVKKGDRIIPGDIIGIVKETTVVDHKILAPLDAEGTVEVIAEGDYTVDQIVCTVKTDTGNTEINMIQRWPVRNQRPYAQKLMPTEPLLTGQRVIDTFFPVAKGGTACIPGPFGAGKTVVQHQIAKWANADVIVYIGCGERGNEMTDVLMEFPEIKDPKSGEPLVKRTVLIANTSDMPVAAREASIYTGITIAEYFRDMGYSVAVMADSTSRWAEALREISGRLEEMPGEEGYPAYLGFRIAEFYERAGKVVCSGKDERVGTLSVIGAVSPPGGDLSDPVVQATLRVVKVFWGLEDKLAYKRHFPAINWLMSYSLYNDYLEDYVRKNIAEDFVDLRKQAMRLLQEESELEEIAKLVGVESLSFQDRLLLEATRSIREDFLHQHAFHEIDTHSSIQKQYKILHLILAYYTLAKAALEKGLSFAEVSQLKVREDIARAKYIPEADINRIDNISVDLEREIESKLGGVNA